A genomic segment from Peribacillus sp. ACCC06369 encodes:
- a CDS encoding DUF2515 family protein, protein MQKLLGKNPVKTKPIIDAERYDTLKSHLQKELFQPLDESKVFFPEETALVKSIRTETAALNRNNITRTQAYLAFYNRNPEVHWAFLAHMVSRNGGYHMTDLKSSSMTHLIDKAERQKFFLFLERANSAIFADAFPQLLLYELSKQKALPIRKYLQVFRISRFMAPIWESFIEEPHSPLLTTSLIINEQRMLQERVLKRTRHGEILRRLDFQLQEYLGFMNVIFPYENKQDGLHSLTGLTVERFADPKQRIETGKFLYGLLFQHPVVFRGVSQFTKEVPHTGSREDYWKNIYTSDPTTAKDAKVYSPTLHDAWADQIVFPLPSIDWFSNESFIEDLRSSPITKKVDLTNKVLENVKQLKTLNGMKAIF, encoded by the coding sequence GTGCAGAAGCTGTTAGGCAAAAACCCTGTCAAAACCAAACCCATCATCGATGCTGAAAGATATGACACGCTAAAATCCCATTTACAAAAAGAGCTATTTCAGCCTTTGGATGAGTCAAAAGTTTTTTTTCCGGAGGAAACCGCCCTTGTAAAAAGCATTCGTACCGAAACGGCTGCCTTGAACAGGAACAATATCACAAGAACACAAGCATATCTCGCCTTTTACAATCGTAATCCAGAGGTCCATTGGGCCTTTTTAGCACATATGGTTTCGAGGAATGGAGGATACCATATGACTGACTTGAAAAGTTCATCCATGACCCATCTTATTGACAAAGCGGAACGGCAGAAATTTTTCCTGTTCCTTGAGCGCGCCAATTCGGCCATATTTGCCGATGCCTTCCCCCAGCTCCTTTTATATGAACTTTCTAAACAAAAAGCACTTCCAATAAGGAAATACTTACAGGTATTCCGCATTTCAAGATTCATGGCCCCGATTTGGGAATCTTTCATCGAAGAACCACATTCACCCCTTTTGACAACATCCCTCATCATTAATGAACAAAGAATGCTTCAGGAAAGGGTACTAAAACGTACCCGCCATGGTGAAATCCTCCGAAGGCTTGATTTTCAGCTTCAGGAATACTTAGGCTTCATGAATGTGATCTTCCCTTACGAAAACAAGCAAGACGGACTCCATTCCTTGACAGGCCTGACCGTTGAACGCTTTGCCGATCCGAAACAGCGTATAGAAACGGGAAAATTCTTATATGGGCTTCTTTTTCAGCATCCGGTTGTTTTTCGCGGTGTTAGCCAATTTACAAAAGAGGTCCCACACACGGGTTCCAGAGAGGATTACTGGAAAAATATATATACCTCAGACCCAACCACGGCAAAAGATGCTAAAGTCTACAGCCCCACTCTTCATGATGCATGGGCAGATCAAATAGTCTTTCCTCTCCCTTCCATTGATTGGTTCTCGAATGAAAGCTTCATAGAAGATTTACGAAGCTCACCGATTACTAAAAAGGTGGACTTGACCAACAAGGTGCTCGAAAATGTCAAGCAGCTCAAGACCCTTAACGGAATGAAAGCCATTTTCTAG
- a CDS encoding ABC transporter transmembrane domain-containing protein: MLAIFKKLSWFFKEQWRRYTLAILFLCLVNILEVIPPKLVGNAIDDMNSGSMTQEDVMKYVIYLLLVLSGSYLFGYLWSYLLFGGGNLAERKLRSGFMGHLLKMTPTFYEKNRTGDLMARATNDLKAISLTAGFGILTLVDAVLFTITVVVMMGATISWQLTIAAVLPLPIMAVMMQIYVKKIYKRFTDAQAAFGTLNDKVLESISGIRVIRAYVQEREDEKRFDDMTEDVYRKNLAVARIDALFDPTISIIIGISYLIGLGYGAYLVFQQAITLGGLVSFNVYLGMLIWPMIAVGELINVMQRGNASLDRVQDTLSYEADVKNPLGLESIPNPENIEFNQVFFTYPSSSVVNLSNISVQLERGQTLGIVGKTGSGKTTFVKQLLREYPLGTGEIAFAGIPLEQLDLEDIRNWIGYVPQDHFLFSKSVRENILFGKMDATEDELAEAIRLADFEKDLMMLPNRLETLVGEKGVALSGGQKQRISIARALIKNPEILILDDSLSAVDAKTETTIIENIQNERAGKTTIITTHRLSAVQHADRIIVLDSGEIIEEGTHGDLLQNNGWYREQYDRQQVDQGTEVKA; the protein is encoded by the coding sequence ATGCTTGCGATTTTTAAAAAGCTGTCCTGGTTCTTTAAAGAACAGTGGCGGCGTTATACCTTGGCCATTTTATTCCTATGTCTAGTGAATATCTTGGAGGTCATCCCGCCAAAATTAGTCGGGAATGCCATCGATGATATGAACAGTGGAAGCATGACGCAGGAAGATGTCATGAAATACGTTATTTATTTGCTCCTGGTACTGAGCGGCAGCTACCTATTTGGGTACTTATGGAGTTATCTGTTATTCGGCGGCGGAAACTTGGCCGAACGAAAACTAAGGTCCGGATTTATGGGCCATTTGCTGAAAATGACGCCGACTTTTTATGAAAAAAACCGTACTGGGGATTTAATGGCAAGGGCAACCAATGATTTAAAGGCAATATCCCTCACAGCTGGTTTCGGGATATTGACGCTCGTTGATGCGGTGCTGTTCACCATTACAGTTGTGGTCATGATGGGAGCCACCATCAGCTGGCAGTTGACGATTGCGGCGGTGCTTCCACTTCCGATCATGGCAGTGATGATGCAAATCTACGTGAAAAAAATTTACAAACGTTTTACTGATGCACAAGCTGCCTTTGGTACTTTAAATGACAAGGTCCTGGAATCCATTTCAGGTATCCGTGTCATCCGGGCTTATGTCCAGGAACGGGAGGATGAAAAACGATTTGATGATATGACGGAGGATGTATATCGCAAAAATCTCGCCGTGGCAAGAATCGACGCCCTCTTTGATCCAACGATCAGCATTATCATCGGAATCAGTTATTTAATCGGTTTGGGCTATGGGGCTTATCTTGTTTTTCAACAGGCCATAACTCTTGGCGGACTGGTTTCGTTCAATGTTTACCTAGGCATGTTAATTTGGCCGATGATCGCGGTGGGTGAACTGATCAATGTCATGCAAAGGGGAAATGCTTCGCTGGATCGTGTTCAAGATACCCTTTCATATGAAGCGGATGTGAAGAACCCATTGGGTTTGGAGAGTATTCCTAATCCGGAAAATATCGAATTCAATCAAGTGTTTTTTACATACCCTTCCTCTTCAGTAGTCAATCTATCCAATATTTCCGTACAGCTTGAGCGTGGTCAAACATTGGGTATCGTCGGGAAAACAGGAAGTGGTAAAACGACATTCGTGAAGCAATTGCTACGGGAATATCCTTTAGGAACAGGAGAAATTGCTTTTGCAGGAATTCCGTTGGAGCAACTGGATCTGGAAGATATTCGTAACTGGATCGGTTACGTTCCACAGGACCATTTTTTATTCTCGAAGTCTGTTAGGGAAAATATCTTATTCGGTAAAATGGATGCAACTGAAGATGAACTGGCTGAAGCTATCCGGCTTGCGGATTTTGAGAAGGACTTAATGATGCTGCCCAACCGTCTTGAGACACTCGTCGGTGAGAAAGGTGTCGCTCTATCTGGAGGGCAAAAGCAGAGGATCTCGATTGCCAGGGCACTGATCAAAAATCCAGAAATCCTTATATTGGATGATTCCTTATCCGCTGTAGATGCGAAAACGGAAACGACCATCATCGAAAACATTCAAAATGAACGGGCAGGGAAAACGACCATCATCACAACACATCGCTTATCAGCCGTTCAGCACGCGGATAGGATTATCGTGTTGGACAGTGGAGAGATCATCGAAGAGGGGACTCACGGAGATTTACTGCAGAATAATGGCTGGTATAGGGAGCAATACGATCGACAGCAGGTTGACCAAGGGACGGAGGTGAAGGCATGA